One window of the Populus trichocarpa isolate Nisqually-1 chromosome 9, P.trichocarpa_v4.1, whole genome shotgun sequence genome contains the following:
- the LOC7468561 gene encoding inositol 3-kinase isoform X2, which produces MVATAAAAHKPQQQQTRVLIVGNYCHDVLIQDDTVKAESLGGAASFISNVVNGMSIPCNLVSKVGEDFKYPVDYTPIVIPTSKTTVFHAYFDLGILENGHQDRVLKRVCACDPIRPSDLPDVRSNFGMAVGVGGEILPETLERMIEICDAVFVDIQALIRVFDSVDGTVKLVKLEETEFYSMLPRIGVLKASSEEAVFMDVEEVRKWCCVVVTTGKDGCKVYWKDGELRISPFSANQEDPTGAGDSFLGGFVAGLVQGLAVPDAALLGNLFGSLTVEQIGLPKFDSRLLQGGCFGSETTAINFLNFGKAEIVWGIVEILVWW; this is translated from the exons ATGgtagcaacagcagcagcagcccaCAAACCCCAACAGCAGCAAACCCGTGTTTTGATTGTGGGCAATTACTGCCACGATGTTTTGATCCAAGACGACACCGTCAAAGCCGAATCACTTGGTGGTGCAGCCTCTTTCATTTCCAATGTTGTCAATGGAATGTCGATTCCTTGTAATTTAGTTTCAAAAGTTGGGGAAGATTTTAAATACCCGGTTGATTATACCCCAATTGTCATACCCACTTCAAAAACTACTGTTTTTCATGCTTATTTTGATCTAGGTATTCTTGAGAATGGTCATCAAGATCGGGTCTTGAAACGGGTCTGTGCTTGTGACCCGATTCGGCCATCGGATCTTCCTGATGTGAGGTCCAATTTTGGAATGGCAGTTGGTGTTGGCGGGGAAATACTTCCCGAGACGCTTGAGAGGATGATTGAGATTTGTGATGCTGTTTTTGTTGATATTCAAGCATTAATCAGGGTGTTTGATAGTGTTGATGGTACTGTTAAGCTTGTAAAGTTAGAGGAGACGGAATTTTATTCGATGTTGCCGCGAATTGGGGTTTTGAAGGCGTCATCGGAGGAGGCGGTGTTTATGGATGTGGAGGAGGTGAGGAAGTGGTGTTGTGTGGTGGTGACCACTGGGAAAGATGGTTGTAAAGTGTATTGGAAAGACGGGGAGTTGAGGATTTCACCCTTTTCGGCGAATCAAGAGGATCCGACCGGTGCAGGGGATAGTTTTTTAGGCGGGTTTGTGGCGGGGTTGGTTCAAGGTTTGGCTGTGCCTGATGCTGCTTTGTTGGGGAACTTGTTTGGTTCTCTCACTGTTGAACAAATTGGATTGCCTAAGTTTGATTCAAGATTGTTGCAG GGTGGATGTTTTGGATCAGAAACCACGgcaattaattttctaaattttggGAAGGCAGAGATAGTGTGGGGTATCGTAGAAATTTTGGTGTGGTGGTAG
- the LOC127905795 gene encoding agamous-like MADS-box protein AGL62, giving the protein MATKKTKGRQKVELKRIDNQDDRLITFSKRRSGIYKNASELVVLTGAEITVIVFSPSGKPLSFGHPSVESVINRFLEDPSSMDSTYHLVEARRRMRIEELARKYDEMQRQLDEKKETSHRLKGKRKENDSKGWWDAPIEELDLKDLIELEKKFEGYK; this is encoded by the coding sequence ATggcaaccaagaaaacaaaaggaaggcaAAAGGTGGAATTGAAGAGAATTGATAATCAAGATGATAGATTAATCACCTTCTCAAAGCGTAGATCTGGGATTTACAAGAATGCAAGCGAATTGGTTGTTTTAACGGGGGCAGAAATTACAGTTATAGTATTTTCTCCATCAGGTAAGCCTCTCTCTTTTGGTCATCCTTCGGTTGAATCAGTTATTAATCGTTTTCTTGAAGATCCATCAAGCATGGATAGCACTTACCATCTTGTGGAGGCTCGCCGGAGGATGAGGATTGAAGAACTGGCCagaaaatatgatgaaatgCAACGTCAATTGGACGAGAAGAAGGAAACAAGCCACCGGTTAAaaggcaaaagaaaagaaaatgatagcaAGGGCTGGTGGGATGCTCCCATTGAAGAGCTTGACCTCAAGGATCTGATTGAGTtggaaaaaaagtttgaaggtTACAAATGA
- the LOC7468560 gene encoding SMR domain-containing protein At5g58720 has product MMQQHNKKKKKRSASRASKPISLDGGQGQQSQRQQNPEQRQEGTKVVEALMEAFDSISVEEAEEAYREAKGDINKAAQILENFMENSEDPSTSSFSSGLSGFGLGSSSSSSAGSSSASRDGFLEGNLVNRKGFRGGNKQKRVLAVTGTVSTVLGKEYVKASPRRDSMKAKDFGNGVVEKEEAEQFLCSMLGNDCELSMGVVRDVLCQCGYDVEKALDVLLDLSASSHEQSRSGRHVKDSVNYKEDARFLAERSDNSTDVASDCTSHSSESELQDSVWGCGYRNYYQALTSFEAPSSTTPISNESNLPQKVLECLFNVPMSSEHEPSTMNWRNVVKKMQSLGPAVDVFPSIDALPQQNNYANGEEYHLLRESAKRHWNSRTSYYQKAAAAYSKGERGYAAYLSDQGRIQTKLAQEADKKASQDIFKARNKGITNVITIDLHGQHVKQAMRVLKLHLLFGTYVRSIQTLRVITGCGSRGLGKSKVKQAVTRLLENEGIEWSEENQGVLLIKIDGYKEYSFPDIDSDTD; this is encoded by the exons ATGATGCAACAAcacaataagaagaagaagaagcgatCCGCTTCACGTGCCTCTAAACCCATCTCACTTGACGGAGGTCAGGGTCAACAATCGCAACGGCAACAAAATCCGGAGCAGAGACAGGAAGGAACCAAAGTAGTTGAGGCTTTAATGGAAGCATTTGACTCGATCTCTGTAGAAGAAGCCGAAGAGGCTTATAGGGAAGCGAAGGGAGATATTAACAAAGCGGCGCAGATTTTGGAGAATTTCATGGAAAATAGTGAGGATCCATCGACAAGTTCCTTTTCGAGTGGGTTATCGGGTTTTGGTTTGGGTTCGAGCTCGAGTAGTAGTGCGGGTTCGAGTTCGGCTTCAAGGGATGGGTTTTTGGAGGGGAATTTGGTGAATAGGAAAGGGTTTCGAGGAGGGAACAAGCAGAAGAGAGTTTTGGCGGTTACGGGGACGGTCTCGACGGTTTTAGGGAAGGAGTATGTTAAGGCCAGCCCGAGAAGGGATTCTATGAAAGCAAAGGACTTTGGGAATGGTGTTGTGGAGAAAGAAGAGGCGGAACAGTTTTTGTGTTCGATGCTTGGTAATGATTGTGAGCTCAGCATGGGTGTTGTTAGAGATGTTCTTT GTCAGTGCGGATATGATGTTGAAAAG GCGTTGGATGTGTTGCTTGATTTATCAGCTTCCTCCCATGAACAGTCAAGAAGTGGTAGACATGTTAAAGATTCTGTAAACTATAAAGAAGATGCCAGATTTCTTGCTGAGCGCAGTGACAAT TCGACTGATGTGGCTTCTGATTGCACTTCCCATTCTTCTGAAAGTGAACTTCAGGATAGTGTTTGGGGCTGTGGTTACAG gAATTATTATCAGGCCCTTACTAGTTTCGAAGCTCCATCTTCAACTACCCCAATAAGCAATGAGTCAAATCTCCCTCAAAAGGTTTTGGAATGTTTGTTCAATGTTCCCATGAGTTCTGAACATGAACCAAGCACTATGAATTGGAGGAATGTAGTAAAGAAAATGCAATCACTGGGGCCTGCTGTTGATGTCTTTCCATCTATTGATGCACTTCCTCAGCAGAATAACTATG CCAATGGTGAAGAATATCATCTTCTTAGAGAATCTGCAAAGCGACACTGGAATTCAAGGACCTCATACTATCAAAAA GCTGCAGCAGCATATTCAAAGGGAGAGAGGGGGTATGCAGCTTACCTTTCAGATCAG GGGAGGATACAAACTAAGTTGGCGCAGGAGGCAGATAAAAAGGCAAGCCAGGATATCTTTAAAGCTAG AAACAAGGGCATAACAAATGTCATAACAATTGATTTGCATGGGCAACATGTCAAACAAGCAATGAGGGTTTTGAAACTTCATCTTCTATTTGGAACTTATGTGCGCT CAATTCAAACTCTCAGAGTAATCACAGGATGTGGGAGTCGTGGTCTGGGAAAGTCAAAAGTCAAACAAGCG GTCACAAGACTCCTGGAGAATGAAGGTATTGAATGGAGTGAAGAAAACCAAGGAGTGTTGTTAATCAAGATTGATGGATACAAAGAGTATAGCTTTCCAGATATAGATAGCGATACTGACTAA
- the LOC7468561 gene encoding inositol 3-kinase isoform X1, which yields MVATAAAAHKPQQQQTRVLIVGNYCHDVLIQDDTVKAESLGGAASFISNVVNGMSIPCNLVSKVGEDFKYPVDYTPIVIPTSKTTVFHAYFDLGILENGHQDRVLKRVCACDPIRPSDLPDVRSNFGMAVGVGGEILPETLERMIEICDAVFVDIQALIRVFDSVDGTVKLVKLEETEFYSMLPRIGVLKASSEEAVFMDVEEVRKWCCVVVTTGKDGCKVYWKDGELRISPFSANQEDPTGAGDSFLGGFVAGLVQGLAVPDAALLGNLFGSLTVEQIGLPKFDSRLLQRVKDEVQRRKMQCLHCERSDNELDFLKPVGHEQFHASLGSAKLIPPCSSQARPWTPSNSPKETEQTPIPHYTAQAKLLVNSVYEEPIQTVEGKP from the exons ATGgtagcaacagcagcagcagcccaCAAACCCCAACAGCAGCAAACCCGTGTTTTGATTGTGGGCAATTACTGCCACGATGTTTTGATCCAAGACGACACCGTCAAAGCCGAATCACTTGGTGGTGCAGCCTCTTTCATTTCCAATGTTGTCAATGGAATGTCGATTCCTTGTAATTTAGTTTCAAAAGTTGGGGAAGATTTTAAATACCCGGTTGATTATACCCCAATTGTCATACCCACTTCAAAAACTACTGTTTTTCATGCTTATTTTGATCTAGGTATTCTTGAGAATGGTCATCAAGATCGGGTCTTGAAACGGGTCTGTGCTTGTGACCCGATTCGGCCATCGGATCTTCCTGATGTGAGGTCCAATTTTGGAATGGCAGTTGGTGTTGGCGGGGAAATACTTCCCGAGACGCTTGAGAGGATGATTGAGATTTGTGATGCTGTTTTTGTTGATATTCAAGCATTAATCAGGGTGTTTGATAGTGTTGATGGTACTGTTAAGCTTGTAAAGTTAGAGGAGACGGAATTTTATTCGATGTTGCCGCGAATTGGGGTTTTGAAGGCGTCATCGGAGGAGGCGGTGTTTATGGATGTGGAGGAGGTGAGGAAGTGGTGTTGTGTGGTGGTGACCACTGGGAAAGATGGTTGTAAAGTGTATTGGAAAGACGGGGAGTTGAGGATTTCACCCTTTTCGGCGAATCAAGAGGATCCGACCGGTGCAGGGGATAGTTTTTTAGGCGGGTTTGTGGCGGGGTTGGTTCAAGGTTTGGCTGTGCCTGATGCTGCTTTGTTGGGGAACTTGTTTGGTTCTCTCACTGTTGAACAAATTGGATTGCCTAAGTTTGATTCAAGATTGTTGCAG AGAGTGAAGGATGAGGTGCAGAGAAGGAAAATGCAGTGTCTGCATTGTGAGAGAAGTGATAATGAGCTGGATTTCTTGAAGCCAGTTGGGCATGAACAGTTCCACGCTTCCCTTGGTTCAGCAAAATTAATACCCCCATGTTCCAGTCAAGCTCGTCCATGGACTCCATCAAATTCTCCCAAGGAGACGGAGCAGACTCCTATTCCACATTACACGGCGCAGGCTAAATTATTGGTTAACTCTGTGTATGAAGAACCAATTCAAACAGTTGAGGGAAAACCATGA